Proteins encoded by one window of Carassius auratus strain Wakin chromosome 8, ASM336829v1, whole genome shotgun sequence:
- the irak1 gene encoding interleukin-1 receptor-associated kinase 1 has product MSGAEFEREFLYNLPASVMTHFTRVMDSLSLSDWTLFASYVISDQTELRLLEQSPRRTDNLIHTWGNRNGTVGDLLKILEGLQWFRARDIILQCRHIQQFRSKQQSPLTVPPVPACQNSTAIFVKESLPVPEVRPLPKPSPPPPDLDSVDSRISNTECPCVNQVEPPPLSSTAMSWPFEEIQSGTCNFSPSNQIGEGGFGHVYKAVMRNTDFAVKKLKEDSHLDWNVVKESFRTEVEKLSQYRHPNIMDFVGYSIEGQMYCLIYFYMPKGSLEDRLRCEDSNALSWSQRVNVLLGTAKAIQYLHSCSPALIHGDIKSSNILLEDHLEPKLGDFGLARFCRNPNKTPGKTSSVAQTATVRGTLAYLPEEYLKDGQLGVEIDIYSFGVVMLEVLTGRRALEVNGQSRTVYLKDLVKEEEDDGRSLSKGKHSRELSNAYAAENICRKHLDPRLMTKDTPSPQGSMEISQLACQCLDRRRKKRPRMTEVFKALQDVHLGLKTSGRSTTVRLSPVSSHPSTPEPLRSGSSSLDSLTHQFSKLRPQEDTYPCLHKTGCPTLTSAVTQSSSSGSELNAESWASQSSGMPCESDESQGFSQYLTSHCSRAQETSCGGFGIQSTKTSGSLVENSPQSSPNEGFSDNKVFVNSVRQRLVRKIELYEEGRILTSDLLSPGASLYREMNAETREPEESDEFASETSGVHMQSPAAV; this is encoded by the exons ATGTCTGGAGCGGAGTTTGAAAGGGAGTTTCTTTACAACTTACCCGCGTCTGTTATGACTCACTTTACACGGGTTATGGACTCACTTTCACTCTCAGACTGGACATTATTCG CTTCATATGTAATCTCAGACCAGACTGAACTACGTCTTTTGGAGCAAAGCCCCAGACGGACAGATAACCTGATCCACACATGGGGCAATCGCAACGGGACGGTCGGAGACCTGCTGAAGATTCTTGAGGGCTTGCAGTGGTTTAGGGCCCGTGATATCATCCTTCAAT GCAGACATATACAGCAGTTTCGTTCAAAGCAGCAGTCACCTTTAACAGTGCCACCAGTCCCTGCGTGTCAAAACAGTACAGCCATCTTTGTCAAAGAGTCTCTCCCTGTCCCAG AAGTCAGGCCTCTACCCAAGCCTAGCCCCCCACCGCCTGATCTGGACTCTGTGGATTCAAGAATTTCAAATACAGAG tgCCCATGTGTGAACCAAGTGGAACCCCCGCCACTTTCCTCTACGGCAATGAGCTGGCCGTTTGAGGAAATCCAGAGTGGCACGTGCAACTTTTCCCCGTCCAACCAGATTGGAGAAGGAGGTTTCGGGCACGTGTATAAAGCTGTGATGAGAAACACTGATTTTGCTGTGAAGAAGCTGAAAGAG GACTCCCACTTGGACTGGAATGTCGTGAAGGAAAGTTTCAGAACGGAAGTAGAAAAACTATCACA ATACAGACATCCCAACATAATGGACTTTGTTGGCTACAGTATAGAAGGacaaatgtattgtttaatatatttttatatgccGAAGGGCTCTTTAGAGGACCGGCTTCGATGTGAG GACAGTAACGCCCTCTCTTGGTCACAGCGTGTAAATGTGTTGCTTGGCACTGCCAAAGCTATTCAGTACCTGCATTCTTGTTCACCTGCACTTATTCATGGAGATATCAAGAG CTCGAACATCCTTTTAGAGGACCACCTGGAGCCCAAGCTGGGGGACTTTGGATTGGCACGTTTTTGTCGGAACCCCAACAAAACCCCAGGCAAGACGTCCAGCGTGGCTCAAACAGCTACGGTCCGGGGAACTCTCGCATACCTCCCAGAAGAATACCTGAAGGATGGACAGCTGGGAGTGGAGATCGACATCTACAGCTTTGGAGTG GTCATGCTAGAGGTACTTACTGGACGCCGGGCTCTGGAGGTCAATGGCCAATCCAGAACTGTTTACTTG AAAGATctagtaaaagaggaggaagatgatggaaGGAGTTTGAGCAAAGGGAAGCATTCGCGGGAGCTGTCCAATGCTTACGCGGCTGAGAACATCTGCAGGAAACATCTGGATCCTCGACTGATGACTAAAGACACTCCTTCCCCTCAAGGATCGATGGAAATCTCTCAGCTGGCATGTCAATGTTTAGACCGACGGCGGAAGAAGAGACCCCGGATGACAGAA GTGTTCAAAGCACTTCAAGATGTGCATTTAGGGTTGAAGACCTCTGGCAGATCGACCACAGTCAGATTGTCTCCTGTATCGTCTCATCCATCCACTCCTGAACCTCTGCGCTCCGGCAGCAGCTCCCTGGACTCTCTGACTCATCAGTTCTCTAAACTCCGCCCTCAAGAAGACACGTACCCCTGCCTTCACAAGACTGGCTGCCCCACCTTGACCTCTGCCGTGACTCAGTCTAGCAGCTCGGGGTCAGAGTTGAATGCTGAATCGTGGGCTTCACAGTCTTCTGGTATGCCGTGTGAATCGGATGAGAGTCAAGGCTTTTCTCAGTACTTGACGAGTCACTGTAGCAGAGCTCAGGAGACGTCATGTGGGGGCTTTGGCATTCAGAGCACTAAAACAAGTGGTTCTTTAGTGGAAAACTCACCACAGTCCAGTCCCAATGAAG GTTTTTCTGACAATAAAGTGTTTGTGAATTCTGTGAGGCAGCGACTGGTCCGAAAAATTGAGCTTTATGAAGAGGGAAGGATTTTAACTTCTGATCTGCTGTCACCAGGAGCCTCATTAT ACCGGGAGATGAATGCTGAAACGAGGGAGCCAGAAGAGAGTGATGAGTTTGCAAGTGAGACGTCTGGAGTCCACATGCAGTCGCCTGCTGCAGTTTAA